The following are encoded in a window of Geotrypetes seraphini chromosome 5, aGeoSer1.1, whole genome shotgun sequence genomic DNA:
- the LOC117360350 gene encoding olfactory receptor 5V1-like, producing the protein MEKRNYSEVTEFIILGFFELPEMQFLLFLVFLIIYLMSLTGNLLIIITVCSDSHLHSPMFFFLINLSFLEISYVTVTMPKLLAVLIAQNKTISFMQCMIQMYLFLSFTNTEFYLLTAMAYDRYVAICKPLQYTVIMDKKVCIILAIVSWMIGFLNPVPHVIIISESSFCSNNEINHFFCDMTALMSLSYSGTSVIETINYIEGPVLVFPPFILTIISYVYIISAVLKINSAKGRQKTFSTCSSHLTIVLLFYGTSLGVYMRPKHVYSMDLNKLLTVVYITAIPLLNPLIYSLRNKELKGALWKVTRRAENYFSSRINKTLHTVFDGKCRR; encoded by the coding sequence ATGGAAAAGAGAAATTATTCTgaagtgacagaattcatcattcTGGGATTCTTTGAGCTACCTGAGATGCAGTTCCTCCTTTTCCTTGTGTTTTTGATTATTTATCTGATGTCCTTGACAGGGAACCTTCTTATTATAATCACAGTTTGCTCCGATTCCCATCTTCACAGCCCCATGTTCTTCTTCCTGATCAACTTGTCCTTCCTCGAAATCAGTTATGTGACTGTCACGATGCCTAAGTTGTTAGCAGTCCTCATAGCACAAAATAAGACCATCTCTTTCATGCAGTGTATGATACAGATGTAccttttcctctccttcacaAATACTGAGTTCTACCTTCTCACTGCCATGGCCTATGATCGCTATGTTGCCATCTGCAAACCCTTGCAATACACTGTCATCATGGACAAGAAAGTCTGCATAATTCTAGCCATTGTTTCTTGGATGATTGGATTTCTAAATCCTGTCCCTCATGTTATTATAATATCAGAATCATCTTTCTGTAGCAACAATGAAATTAATCATTTCTTTTGTGATATGACAGCATTAATGAGCCTATCATATTCTGGGACCTCTGTCATTGAAACTATAAATTATATTGAAGGACCAGTTTTAGTTTTTCCCCCTTTCATATTAACAATTATATCATATGTGTACATTATTTCTGCTGTTCTAAAAATCAACTCAGCTAAAGGAAGACAAAagaccttttctacctgttcctCTCACCTCACAATTGTTCTATTATTTTATGGGACCTCTCTTGGTGTGTATATGAGACCCAAGCATGTTTACTCCATGGACCTTAACAAACTGCTTACTGTAGTGTATATAACTGCAATTCCACTACTCAACCCCTTGATTTATAGTCTGAGAAATAAGGAACTTAAAGGAGCTTTATGGAAAGTAACCAGAAGAGCTGAGAACTATTTTTCATCCAGAATTAATAAAACGCTACACACTGTATTTGATGGCAAGTgcaggaggtaa
- the LOC117360349 gene encoding olfactory receptor 1019-like: MEKRNHSEVTEFVILGFFEFPDMQLLLFLVFLIIYLMSVTGNLLIIITVCSNSHLHSPMFFFLTNLSFLEICYVSVTVPKLLTMLIAQDNTISFMQCMIQMYLFMVCTDNEIYLLTAMAYDRYVAICKPLHYTIIMNKNICFLLAIASWTISFLNSVPHVTLISQSSFFSSNEINHFFCDIAALMTLSCSGASVIETINYFEAPLLAFAPFILTIISYVFIISAILKIQSAKGRQKAFSTCSSHLTVVLLFYGTTFGVYLRPQSPYSMDLNKLLTVVYITAIPLFNPLIYSLRNKELKGTLWKATRRAENYFSSRINKILHTVFDSNISTIN; this comes from the coding sequence ATGGAAAAGAGAAATCATTCTgaagtgacagaatttgtcattcTGGGGTTCTTTGAGTTTCCTGACATGCAGCTCCTCCTTTTCCTTGTGTTTTTGATTATTTATCTGATGTCCGTGACAGGGAACCTTCTCATTATAATCACTGTTTGCTCCAATTCCCATCTGCACAGTCCTATGTTCTTCTTCCTCACCAACTTGTCCTTCCTTGAAATCTGTTATGTGTCTGTCACGGTGCCTAAATTGTTAACAATGCTTATAGCACAGGATAACACCATCTCTTTCATGCAGTGTATGATACAGATGTACCTGTTCATGGTCTGCACAGATAATGAAATCTACCTTCTTACTGCTATGGCCTATGATCGCTATGTTGCCATCTGCAAACCCTTACATTATACCATCATTATGAACAAGAACATTTGCTTTCTTCTAGCCATTGCTTCATGGACAATTTCATTTCTAAATTCAGTTCCTCATGTTACTTTAATATCTCAATCATCTTTCTTTAGCTCCAATGAAATTAACCATTTCTTCTGTGACATCGCAGCATTGATGACCTTGTCATGTTCAGGGGCCTCTGTCATTGAAACTATAAATTATTTTGAAGCCCCACTTTTAGCTTTTGCCCCTTTCATATTAACAATTATATCATATGTGTTCATTATTTCTGCTATCCTTAAAATTCAATCTGCTAAGGGGAGACAAaaggccttttctacctgttcttCTCACCTCACAGTTGTTCTGTTATTTTATGGAACTACTTTTGGTGTGTACTTGAGACCTCAGTCTCCTTATTCAATGGACCTTAACAAACTGCTTACTGTAGTGTATATAACTGCAATTCCACTGTTCAACCCCTTGATTTATAGTCTGAGaaataaggaactgaaaggaactTTATGGAAAGCAACCAGAAGAGCCGAGAACTATTTTTCATCCAGAATTAATAAAATTTTGCACACTGTATTTGATAGCAATATTTCAACAATAAATTAA